A stretch of DNA from Maridesulfovibrio sp.:
CGATTTCACTGCCGATATAGAGATTTCCTCAAATGATGAAATCGGGCTGCTGGCCGGAACCATGAAGAACATGGCCGAAGAACTGACCACCCTTATTGCCGGTCTTGAGCGCGCTGTGAGCAATGCTACCGGAGAATTGCAGGACACGCTTACCTATATGGAAGTTATTATCGATAATCTGGCTGACGGATTGCTGGTTGTCGATGCCAAGGGCAGGATCACTCTTACCAACCCGGCTTTGTCGGACCTGTTCGGTCTGTCCGGACAGGAGCTCAAGGGGAAGGATATAAAGAATTTCTTTTCCGAGGAAATGAATGATCTGTACAGGCTGGTGCGCAGCTGCGAGCATGAGATATACTCATCCGAAATTGCTTTGCAGGGGCGCCGCACGGTAAAGGCCGTGGCAACACCCATCCACAAATGGGAGTCCGAAGACAGCTTCAATATATGTCTTGGGGCTGTAATTCTTGTGCGCGACATAACTTATGAAAAGGAAGTGGATAATCTCAAGACGGATTTTATTTCCACTGTTTCACACGAGTTGCGGACCCCGATGACCTCCATTCTTGGGTTTGCCAAGATCATCAGAAAAAAACTTGAAAAAAATGTTTTCCCCCTTTGCGAAGCCCCGGACCAGAAGACCCGGCGGGCCGTAGATCAGGTTCGTGACAATATCGGGATAATTGTTTCCGAAGGCCAGCGGCTGACCGATCTTATCAACGATGTGCTTGATATCGCCAAGATGGAGTCCGGCAAAATAGACTGGAAGAAAGGACCGGTCGAAATGGGCGAACTCATAGCAACATCTATACAGACCACAACACCGCTATGGCAGCCCAAGGGAATTGAAATGGCTGTTGATATGGAGGAAGGTTTTCCGACAATCAGCGGCGACAGGGACAGAATTCTGCAGGTGCTGGTCAACCTTATTTCCAACGCAGTAAAATTTACGGAATCGGGAACCATCACCTGCACTGCGAGGGCCCATGAAAATGAAGTCCTGATCAGCGTAAGTGATACCGGGTCCGGTATTTCTCCCGAGGACCAGAAGAAAATATTCGAACGTTTTAAACAGGCGGGGGATACTCTTACCGGAAAGCCCAAGGGAACCGGACTGGGGCTGCCGATCTGCAAACAGATCGTTGAGCACCATATGGGGCGTATCTGGGTGGACAGTAAGCTTGGTGAGGGCAGTTCCTTTCATTTCACTCTGGCTGCGGATTCCCCCGGTGAACCGGCTCCGGCTCAGGTTGCTGTAGCCCGGCAGGATCGCAGCATTTCTAAGCCCGGCAGTCCCGACAGCCCCCTTATCATGGTCGCTGATGATGATCCTGCTCTTAACGAGTTTCTTTCCCAGGTGCTGGAGGAAGAAGGATATAGAGTTCTCACTGTTCTGGACGGACAGGAAGCCGTTGAGACGGCCAAACTCCGCATGCCGCAGCTGATAACCATGGACCTGAAAATGCCGATCATGAACGGGGATCAGGCCATCAGAGCACTGCGCAGCGATCCTTCCACCCGCCACATTCCGGTAATTGTGATCAGTGCTCTAGCGGAGGGCCAGAAAGCCGGTGGAGATGCCGCGCTGATAAAGCCCATCGACGAGAAGAGGCTGGTGGAAACGATTCACGGCCTTCTGCAGGAAGATCTTATTATGAGTGATCCCTGCATGGTTCTTGGACAGGAGGAGACAAATCCGGTGGAAAGCCTGCTGGTCATATGTCCGGGCAAGATCAATTATTGTCCGCCTGCGGAATTGTGGACCAGGGTTTCTTCCGGTTTCAAGGGCACAATTTTCATTACTGCGGAACTCAGTTCCGGGCTGGACCTGAACCGGTTGTCACAAACTCCTGATGTACAGATTGTTATTTTACCAGAAAACTGATAGAAGTTCTTCTCATGGAAGACGCAGCCAGATACGGAGTCGGTAGATTCAGGTCCTGTGAAAAATGCATGTGGACCGGACCGCTTGATACTTTTGAAGTGATTCCGGCACTTATTTCCAGCATGGATGTTGTACGGTGTCCCAATTGCGGGTCAACGCAGGACTGCCGTGAACGAGTGTTCGCACAGGCCGACACCCTGCTTCCGGAAGGGTTTACCATAGTTTCCGGCGGGCAGACCGGTGTGGATCGCGGAGCTCTGGACGCGGCCATAGCCTTGGGTATTCCGCATCGTGGCTGGTGCCCGGCCGGAAGGAAGGCCGAGGACGGAGTTATCCCTGCCTGCTACAATATGCAGGAAATGGACGATCCCCACTACTGGAAGCGCACCGGGCAGAATGTTTTGGATTCAGATGGAACACTGGTTTTTCCCGGAAACTGCAAATCAAAGGGAACGGAACTTACTATACGGCTGGCTAAGCAGCACGGAAGGCCGGTAGCAGTTGTTGATCCTGATTCCGGGTGTGCCGCTGAAACCGTAGCGGCCTGGATAGGGGCCGCGAAAATAAGAGTGCTTAACGTTGCCGGTCCACGGGAAAGCGGGTGTCCGGGTATATCTGCACGCACCAGAAAATTTCTGATCAGCCTGTTCTCCGAGATGAAAAAAGAAGGCTGTGATTAGCCGGTTGGCGTATGCCGGGAAGATCAAGTCGTATAGTCAGGCTGTGCGAAAATCAGTCTGTCTGAAAAACAACCTCATTTAACATTTCTTCCAATTCCGCACATATCTTTTGCAATTCTTTTGCGTCTTTCTGCTCCGTAGCATTGCGGACCAGAATCATTTTTTCAGCATACTGCGTATAGCCGAAGGTCAAAGCCGCCCCGCGTGATGAATGAGCGCATTCCCGGACCTCGGTAAAATCATCCTCCAGAAGTGAAAGTTTCATTTTATCCAGATCCTTCCAGAGTGATTTCATGAGCACCGGGGCAAGATCAATCAGGTCTGAAGCTATTATTACAGCCTTTTTTCTGTCTTCCAAAAAAATATCTCCCTATACGCTGACCACACAGTGCGTGATCTTTTTTATACCAACTCACTTTAGTTAAAATAAAAGAGTACTGTCACGGAATTATTTATTTGCATTTTCGCAACGGTCGGTTTTCCCCAGTCTGAAGGGGCTTGACTTCCTCATTCTTCAGTTTAATATATGAACAGTTGTTCATATATAAACATGTGAGGTCGGTATGACTGTTGAGGCAGCCTGTTGTGACGGGCACAATCCCGATTTTGATTCTGTCGGGGCGGTAAGGAAAGAATGCTGCCCGAAAGAGATGCTGGAGGAACTTGCGGCTGTATTCAAGCTGATGGGTGATCCGGTGCGGATAACCATATTACACGCGCTTTCCATAAGAGAGTTGTGTGTATGCGATCTGGCCGAGATTCTCGGCATGAGCCACTCGGCAGTCTCCCACCAGCTAAGACTGCTGCGGACCGCAAGAATGGTCCGGTATGAAAAGTCCGGCCGCAGGGCCATATACCGCCTCAGCGACAGTCATGTTGAAACCATAATGCGGACGGCACTTGATCACATGCAGGGATCGGGTTGTCCGCCGGAAAAGGAAGATTAAGTATGGATATTCTGACAGGAATAGCCGGCGAGTCCTGGGAGGTGCTGCTGCAGTCGGCTCCTTTCATGCTTTTCGGTTTTATTATAGCCGGGCTGCTCAAGACATTTGTGGGCCCGGAATTCATCAGCAGGAACCTCGGGTCAGGTAATACCTCAGACGTGCTGAAAGCGTCTATTCTCGGCGTACCCATCCCCCTTTGCAGCTGCGGAGTAATTCCCGCCGCAGCACAGCTGCGCCAACAGGGAGCAGGCAAGGGTGCCACCACATCCTTCCTTATCTCAACTCCGGAAACGGGTGTGGATTCCATTGCCGTGACCTATGCTCTGCTTGATCCGGTCATGGCGGTTATTCGCCCCTTTGCAGCTTTTTTTACGGCAGTGGTGGCCGGAATACTGGTGGACAGGAATGAGAAGAATGGTGCTGAAAGCACCAAGCCGCTTATTCCAGCACCGGTGCTGCACAATTTTGATGGCGGACATATCGGCCACGATCATGGTCATGATCACGGGGGAGAATGCTCCGGATCATGTTCGGAAACAGGTGCGGGTGATGACCCGATTGAAAGCGGCTGCTCATGCTCAGGATGCGGTTGCTCCGGAAATTCCGGGAAGCCAGACGGAAATATCCTGTCCAGACTGATTGCAGGTATGAAGTATTCCTTCGGGGATTTACTTCAGGATATCGGTTTATGGTTTCTGGGGGGAGTTATTTTGGCCGGTGCGTTCAGCTATCTGATTCCGGACGGGTTTATCGAGAATAATCTGGGTGACGGAATTTTTTCCATGGTGATCATGCTTGTCGCCTCGGTTCCGCTTTATGTCTGCGCCACCGCTTCCACTCCGATAGCCGCTGCTCTGGCTCTCAAGGGACTGTCTCCCGGTGCCGCTCTGGTTTTCCTGCTGGCCGGACCTGCAACCAACGCAGCTTCTTTCACGGTTGTGGCCCGGCTGCTTGGAAAGAGATCCGCATTCATATATTTAGGAGCAATAATAGGGTGTTCCCTGTTCTTAGGAGTGTTGGTCAACTGGCTTTACCACCTGCTCGGACTGGGCATAACCGGATGGGTGCAGGGCAATGCAGCGGATGAACATGGTATACTCTATACACTTTGCGTACTCATTCTGCTTGCCTTGATAGTAGTTCCCAAGGTAACGGCTTTGATTAAGGGTGAAGGAGTGTCCGGGCATTCCCACTAATTCTGTTCCAACGGTTCAACCAAGGAGGAATCCGTGACCGGAGAAGGTGTTGAAGCTGCCATTGTAATGCTGGTGATTATTTTTGCTGTTTTTCATATGGTCAGGAAGAAATCTCGCGAAGGTCTGGAAGATATCATCCGCCGTAATTCGGAGAAAGAATCGCGGGAAATGGACGATAACTGATTTTTTTGATTTCTCACAATGTCCATGCAGCAACTGAGGTTTGGAGCAGGCTGCGGATAGAATTCAGCCTGTTTCTTGAATGCGAAAACTGCTTAGACTCAAATCGGGTCTAAGCAGTTTTTCATGTGTGCAGTATAATAAAGTTTTCTTAAGCGGGGCCCAGCCTGCCGGCACGGTTACTTCTTAACTCCGAGAGTTGTGTTGATCAACTGGTCGGTAGTGGTGATTGTCTTTGAGTTGGCCTGATATCCGCGCTGAGTCAGTATCATATGAGCAAATTCTTCTGCAAGATCCACATTGGATGTTTCAAGATTGCTGCCTACCACTGAACCCATGCCGTTCTTTCCGCCGACTCCTTCTATGGCCTCCCCTGATGCCGGGGTTGAGCTGAAATAGTTGGAGCCTTCTCGTCTGAGCCCGAATTCGCTTTTGAAATTGTAAAGGTTGACCTGATACAGTCCCTGACTGAGTCCATTGGAGAAATGCGCGGTCATAATGCCGTCGGAATCGAAATCCACATTCTGCAGATAGCCTTCGCCGAATCCGTTCTGCGACTGGCTTATGGTGGATGAAGAACCATAGTAGGCGGTGGTACTGAGCGCATTGATCCTTCCGCTGTCCATCACGGCCAGATTGGAGGCGTTACTGCCCACGCTGGCTGCAGTGGTTCCCGGAAGTGTCCACGTATCGGTTGAGGACTGGATGCCCATGTTCAGGGAGAGGGTCTGTTCGCTGGTCTCTCCGTCGATACCCTTGAATGTGGCGTTCATGATCGGCAACCCGTTGCTGTTCATGGCCGCTGTGGTCCAGTTGTTGAGGTCCTTGGGGTCGGATGCACCGTCCGCAAGGGTGTATGCGCTCTGGTTGAGCAGAGTGCCGTCCCCGGAAAAGGTGAGCGTTCCGGTCATGAGCAGGCCGGCCGCTGAGGTGGCTTCTGTCGCCGCACGACCGTCGCTTCCCGGAGGAACTGTTACAATATATTCCCAGTACATCTTGTCGGAAGGATCACCATCGTTGACGACCTTGTCATAATAAACCACCAGATCGTGGGTATTCCCGTTCTTGTCATACACTTTTATGGATGTGTTGTATGCGTACTGCTCTGAATCAAGCGGGACATCGCTTGTACCGTCCCATGCCTGCATGAGCGAGAAGAACGGGGAGCCTTCAGTCTCGGAATTGTCCACTGACCCGGAATCAAGGTTTGTTCTGATTGAAACATCCGTTGTGGCCTTCGGGTCCGACTTGACCACCAGTACATCCTGCCCGGAAGCATTCTTTTCAGTCTTCATCGGCAGGGCGATGTTTCCGGATGTGGTCCCGATGTTTCCGTCGTTATCGATAGGATATCCCTGGAGTATATTGCCGTGGGCATCCACGAGTTGTCCGTTTTTATCGAATATGAAATTACCGGCGCGGGTGTATAGGTCCTTATTGCCTGCCGGAGTTGCGACACGGAAGAATCCCTGACCGCCGATGGCGAGGTCAGTACTGCTGCTGGTCTTCTCGAAAGACCCTTCTTCGAAATTTATCCTTGTGGCTGAAACTCTGGCGCCATGTCCGATCTGGCCAACCGTATTGGATCCCCCGGCAGCCACTACTCCGGAAATGGATCCGACCTTGCTCTGGCTGTTCAGGGTTTCCAGAAAGGTATCGCCGCTTTTGTAGGCAGTGGTGCTCACATTGGCGAGGTTGGCGCTGATCTGCTGCATCAGCGTTCCGTGCGCCTTTAGGCCTGCCGCGCCGGTGTACATTGAACTGAAAGCCATGGGAAACTCCTTGAATGATCCTGAAGTTGACTCATATTTACGAGGATCATGCTGACCGTATAGCGGGAATTAAAATCCGCTCAGTTCAATGTAAGCAAAGGTCGTGCCTAAAGTTACAGTAAGCTTATCTCAAGGAAATGTAATGAAAAGTTAAGAACAAGGGAGGAAAAAAAGTCCCCGGTTTCCTTCGCCGGAAGGAAAAAGAGGAATAAAATTCAGTGCGTCTTAAGGCAGCAGCACTTGATTTGTGCGGAGCAGTCGGCTGCCATGGGAATTTGGTCCGATCTTCGGTTCAGACGTTGATTTTCTTCTCAAGATGTTTTTTCAACTTACGGGCCGGTGTGGACTCCGGGTTCAGGGCCAGACATTTGTCTACGTATTTCATCGCGTCTTTGCGTTTGCCTTCTTCGTATAGGCTGCGGGCAATGTTGAAAAAAAGGTTGTCGTCATTATCCGTAAGGCCGATCGCTCTGCTGTAGAACTCTACAGCTTCTTCAAACATTCTGTTTTTGCGCAGCGAGATGCCGAAATCATTAAACAGGTGCTTGTGCTGCTTCTCAAAGGCGGCATCAAGTTTTACCAGCCGCTTGAAAATATCCGTGGCCTTTTCGTCTTCCTGCCTTGAGAGGTAGCAAAGCCCGATGCCGAAGTTGGCCCTTATGTTTTCCTCGTCAATATTGAGCGCCTTGCCGTATTCCATTTCAGCAGTGAATGTGTTCCCCAGCTGGCGCTGGCGGTCTGCTTTTGCAAGGGTCTTGTTGAGTTCTTTTATGGCCGGAAATACTTTGGTTATATAAAGTTCAAGTTCGGGCGTGAATGATTCCAGAAGTTCTTCTTTGGTGATAATCTGGACTTCCCCGGACGGAACATCGTTCTCGTTAAGAGCACGCAGTTCTATCTCGCCTTTCTCGTTTTCTTCAGCAAAGTAGAGAAAGGACTGGATCACCTTGCGTTTGGTTGTCCCCGTCCCGATCTCCTGAACTATTTTTGTTGAGAAAGTGCCTCTGATTCTGGGCATTGATGAAGGTGTGGTGTCCATTTTATTCCAAAGTTCTTTTCCGGTGCTGCGTTATTTTCGAACTTAAGCTGCCGCAGGTTGGTCTGTCCAGCATAATTTCAAAAATGGGCGTACTCGATAATCGATTGAAAAAGCGGGAGATTCATAAGAATCTCCCGCTTGAAGAGTTCTGACGCCCGGGCGGACTAAAGAATGTATCTGGAAAGGTCGCGGTCTTCCACCACGTCGGTGAGTTTTTCCTTTACGTATTCGCGGTCAATGAGAATCGTTTCACCGGAGCGGTCCGGAGCCTCGAAAGAGAGGTCGGACAGAATCCTTTCCATGATGGTGTAGAGGCGTCTGGCACCGATGTTTTCGGTTTCATCATTTATCTTTTGTGCGTTGCCGGCTACTTCTTCCAATGCCTCACGGCTGAAGTCGATCGTCAGCTTTTCGGTCTCAAGCAGGGCCTTGTACTGTACAGTCAGGGCATTCTGCGGTTCGGTGAGGATTCGGTAGAAGTCATCCTTATCCAGAGAGGAGAGTTCAACGCGCAGCGGGAAGCGGCCCTGGAGTTCGGGAATGAGGTCCGAAGGCTTGGAGTAGTGGAATGCCCCTGCGGAGATGAAAAGGATGTGGTCTGTCTTGACCATGCCGTACTTGGTGTTGACCACGCAGCCTTCCACAACAGGAAGCAGGTCGCGCTGCACGCCCTCGCGGGAGACGTCTGTGGAGCTTCCGCCTTCCTGTTTTCCGGCGATCTTGTCTATTTCGTCGAGGAAAAGGATTCCGGTCTGTTCTACACGTTCACGGGCGAGTTCAGCGACATTATCCATATCGATGAGTTTGTCCGATTCCTGCTGGATGAGGATTTCATATGCTTCGCGCAGGTGGACTTTGCGGGTTTTCTTTTTGCCGGGAAACATTTTTCCGATCATATCGGAAACCTGCATGCCCATGTCTTCCATACCGGGCATGGACATTATTTCAACGCCGCCGCCCTGAACGGTGACTTCGATATCGACTTCGCGGTCATCCAGCTTTCCGTCACGCCACATTTTGCGGAATTTTTCGCGAGTGGACGAATTGTCAATGGCTGGTTTTTCTTCTTGCGGCTGGTTGGAGGAGCCGAAGAAACCCATACCCTGGTTCGGATTTTTCGAAGAGGGCAGCAGCAGGTCCAGCAGGGCTTCTTCCGCATTCTTTTCCGCTTTGACTTTGACCTTGTCCATCTCTTCCTTGCGGACGAGATTCACTCCGATCTCCATGAGGTCGCGGACCATGGATTCAACATCGCGGCCCACATAGCCGACCTCTGTGAATTTGGTAGCTTCCACCTTGAAGAAAGGGCATCCCGAAAGTTTGGCGAGGCGCCGGGCTATCTCCGTCTTGCCAACGCCGGTGGGGCCCATCATGATAATGTTTTTCGGGGCGATTTCATCACGGAGTTCGGGCGGGAGCTGCTGTCTGCGCCAGCGGTTGCGCATGGCTATTGCGACCATGCGTTTTGCATCGGCCTGACCGATGATGTATTTGTCCAGTTCCGATACGATTTCTCTGGGGGTAAGATTGCTCATTGTGCGGCCTTTGCGGAGTTATTTTTCAAGGGTTTTAAGAACGAAGTTGCTGTTGGTATAAACACATATTTCGCTGGCAATTTCCATGGATTTACTGGCTATTTCACTGGCAGGCATATCCGTGTTGCGCATAAGCGCACGGGCGGCGGAAAGGGCGTAGGATCCGCCTGAACCGATGGCAGCCACACCGTCGTCAGGTTCTATCACATCGCCGTTTCCGCTTATGATCAGTATGTGTTCGGCGTCTGCCACCATTATCATTGCTTCGAGCTTGCGCAGGTATTTGTCGGTGCGCCAGTCGGTGGCCATTTCAACTGCGGAGCGGACGAGATTTCCGGCGTAGGTCTGGAGTTTCTTCTCAAACCGTTCAAACAGCGTGAAAGCATCTGCAGTGGCTCCGGCAAACCCGGCCATGACCTTGTCGTGGTACAGTGTGCGCACCTTTACGGCGGAATGCTTCATCACAACGGCCTGGCCCATGGTGACCTGTCCGTCGCCGATCATGGCGGTGCCGTTATCATCTTTGACGGCCAGAATGGTTGTTCCTCTGAGTTCCATTTTCTTCTCCTGATTCATCTATTTCCATATGATGCGCTGCGCGCTGATTGACTGTGCTGCTTTTTCCCAGGTGCCGGAGGGATGGTTCCTTACTGAATCCATGAGGAAAAAAACAAATTGCCCTGAACATAAGTCCTGTGAGGGAGATGGCAAGGGGGAAAC
This window harbors:
- a CDS encoding ATP-binding protein — protein: MTIKMRMSKIFQKTMLLNFILFGVISCSMSLMSALTLYNHMVDEYISKGKAIAGSIASSSVEILLNRDSSTLQAMIDQFRDSDGAAYVYVQDSNGDIICHTFVPRVPAILETGNIHPEDTAIRQLEIPGFGSVIDITKPILAGMAGYVHVGMDKDIINKYVWIAIAKLQVVMFFIFWGSVFILYLMVKKISEPLYDLTEYAKKLSAHDFTADIEISSNDEIGLLAGTMKNMAEELTTLIAGLERAVSNATGELQDTLTYMEVIIDNLADGLLVVDAKGRITLTNPALSDLFGLSGQELKGKDIKNFFSEEMNDLYRLVRSCEHEIYSSEIALQGRRTVKAVATPIHKWESEDSFNICLGAVILVRDITYEKEVDNLKTDFISTVSHELRTPMTSILGFAKIIRKKLEKNVFPLCEAPDQKTRRAVDQVRDNIGIIVSEGQRLTDLINDVLDIAKMESGKIDWKKGPVEMGELIATSIQTTTPLWQPKGIEMAVDMEEGFPTISGDRDRILQVLVNLISNAVKFTESGTITCTARAHENEVLISVSDTGSGISPEDQKKIFERFKQAGDTLTGKPKGTGLGLPICKQIVEHHMGRIWVDSKLGEGSSFHFTLAADSPGEPAPAQVAVARQDRSISKPGSPDSPLIMVADDDPALNEFLSQVLEEEGYRVLTVLDGQEAVETAKLRMPQLITMDLKMPIMNGDQAIRALRSDPSTRHIPVIVISALAEGQKAGGDAALIKPIDEKRLVETIHGLLQEDLIMSDPCMVLGQEETNPVESLLVICPGKINYCPPAELWTRVSSGFKGTIFITAELSSGLDLNRLSQTPDVQIVILPEN
- a CDS encoding putative molybdenum carrier protein, whose product is MEDAARYGVGRFRSCEKCMWTGPLDTFEVIPALISSMDVVRCPNCGSTQDCRERVFAQADTLLPEGFTIVSGGQTGVDRGALDAAIALGIPHRGWCPAGRKAEDGVIPACYNMQEMDDPHYWKRTGQNVLDSDGTLVFPGNCKSKGTELTIRLAKQHGRPVAVVDPDSGCAAETVAAWIGAAKIRVLNVAGPRESGCPGISARTRKFLISLFSEMKKEGCD
- a CDS encoding Hpt domain-containing protein, which translates into the protein MEDRKKAVIIASDLIDLAPVLMKSLWKDLDKMKLSLLEDDFTEVRECAHSSRGAALTFGYTQYAEKMILVRNATEQKDAKELQKICAELEEMLNEVVFQTD
- a CDS encoding metalloregulator ArsR/SmtB family transcription factor: MTVEAACCDGHNPDFDSVGAVRKECCPKEMLEELAAVFKLMGDPVRITILHALSIRELCVCDLAEILGMSHSAVSHQLRLLRTARMVRYEKSGRRAIYRLSDSHVETIMRTALDHMQGSGCPPEKED
- a CDS encoding SO_0444 family Cu/Zn efflux transporter; translated protein: MDILTGIAGESWEVLLQSAPFMLFGFIIAGLLKTFVGPEFISRNLGSGNTSDVLKASILGVPIPLCSCGVIPAAAQLRQQGAGKGATTSFLISTPETGVDSIAVTYALLDPVMAVIRPFAAFFTAVVAGILVDRNEKNGAESTKPLIPAPVLHNFDGGHIGHDHGHDHGGECSGSCSETGAGDDPIESGCSCSGCGCSGNSGKPDGNILSRLIAGMKYSFGDLLQDIGLWFLGGVILAGAFSYLIPDGFIENNLGDGIFSMVIMLVASVPLYVCATASTPIAAALALKGLSPGAALVFLLAGPATNAASFTVVARLLGKRSAFIYLGAIIGCSLFLGVLVNWLYHLLGLGITGWVQGNAADEHGILYTLCVLILLALIVVPKVTALIKGEGVSGHSH
- a CDS encoding flagellar hook-basal body complex protein, producing the protein MAFSSMYTGAAGLKAHGTLMQQISANLANVSTTAYKSGDTFLETLNSQSKVGSISGVVAAGGSNTVGQIGHGARVSATRINFEEGSFEKTSSSTDLAIGGQGFFRVATPAGNKDLYTRAGNFIFDKNGQLVDAHGNILQGYPIDNDGNIGTTSGNIALPMKTEKNASGQDVLVVKSDPKATTDVSIRTNLDSGSVDNSETEGSPFFSLMQAWDGTSDVPLDSEQYAYNTSIKVYDKNGNTHDLVVYYDKVVNDGDPSDKMYWEYIVTVPPGSDGRAATEATSAAGLLMTGTLTFSGDGTLLNQSAYTLADGASDPKDLNNWTTAAMNSNGLPIMNATFKGIDGETSEQTLSLNMGIQSSTDTWTLPGTTAASVGSNASNLAVMDSGRINALSTTAYYGSSSTISQSQNGFGEGYLQNVDFDSDGIMTAHFSNGLSQGLYQVNLYNFKSEFGLRREGSNYFSSTPASGEAIEGVGGKNGMGSVVGSNLETSNVDLAEEFAHMILTQRGYQANSKTITTTDQLINTTLGVKK
- a CDS encoding tetratricopeptide repeat protein translates to MPRIRGTFSTKIVQEIGTGTTKRKVIQSFLYFAEENEKGEIELRALNENDVPSGEVQIITKEELLESFTPELELYITKVFPAIKELNKTLAKADRQRQLGNTFTAEMEYGKALNIDEENIRANFGIGLCYLSRQEDEKATDIFKRLVKLDAAFEKQHKHLFNDFGISLRKNRMFEEAVEFYSRAIGLTDNDDNLFFNIARSLYEEGKRKDAMKYVDKCLALNPESTPARKLKKHLEKKINV
- the hslU gene encoding ATP-dependent protease ATPase subunit HslU; this translates as MSNLTPREIVSELDKYIIGQADAKRMVAIAMRNRWRRQQLPPELRDEIAPKNIIMMGPTGVGKTEIARRLAKLSGCPFFKVEATKFTEVGYVGRDVESMVRDLMEIGVNLVRKEEMDKVKVKAEKNAEEALLDLLLPSSKNPNQGMGFFGSSNQPQEEKPAIDNSSTREKFRKMWRDGKLDDREVDIEVTVQGGGVEIMSMPGMEDMGMQVSDMIGKMFPGKKKTRKVHLREAYEILIQQESDKLIDMDNVAELARERVEQTGILFLDEIDKIAGKQEGGSSTDVSREGVQRDLLPVVEGCVVNTKYGMVKTDHILFISAGAFHYSKPSDLIPELQGRFPLRVELSSLDKDDFYRILTEPQNALTVQYKALLETEKLTIDFSREALEEVAGNAQKINDETENIGARRLYTIMERILSDLSFEAPDRSGETILIDREYVKEKLTDVVEDRDLSRYIL
- the hslV gene encoding ATP-dependent protease subunit HslV: MELRGTTILAVKDDNGTAMIGDGQVTMGQAVVMKHSAVKVRTLYHDKVMAGFAGATADAFTLFERFEKKLQTYAGNLVRSAVEMATDWRTDKYLRKLEAMIMVADAEHILIISGNGDVIEPDDGVAAIGSGGSYALSAARALMRNTDMPASEIASKSMEIASEICVYTNSNFVLKTLEK